In a genomic window of Nitrospirota bacterium:
- the glmU gene encoding bifunctional UDP-N-acetylglucosamine diphosphorylase/glucosamine-1-phosphate N-acetyltransferase GlmU, which yields MSRSRTAEVSKKKKPIAVDQQGTIAGLAVVVMAAGRGTRMQSKQVKVLHPVAGQAMVLYSVRLGLRVAGDRVAVVVGHQADQVRQVIDCATAGTDDRSSVAIVEQREQLGTGHAVLQSRPAFAVGKRGAPSNYLILNGDTPLLQEKTVRELLRVHQAERATVTILTAVLEDASGYGRVVRAYSAERAVSRIVEDRDANDRERAIREINVGTYVVDGEFLFSALEKLDPSNAQGEYYLTDIIRLAAEQGRPVAAVILDNPDEGLGVNTRRQLATAEQVVRQQIRERWLDAGVTMIDPASTWIDAAVTIGKDTVLYPNVTLEGCTIIGEDSVLRSYTRLTNCIVGNRVEILDHCVFTDSHIEDDAHLGPFVHLRPGVVVRKKAKVGNFVEMKKTDLGEGSKANHLSYLGDAKIGKGVNIGAGTITCNYDGVHKFQTVIGDGVFLGSDTQLIAPVTVGAGAIIAAGTTVTQDVPADALVIARVPQVNRAGWAARRRVLAMQAQAGSVSSSTPTKSLPKSQAKKRR from the coding sequence ATGAGCCGTTCACGAACCGCTGAAGTCTCGAAGAAGAAAAAGCCGATTGCTGTGGACCAGCAGGGAACGATCGCCGGTCTTGCGGTGGTCGTGATGGCGGCCGGGCGCGGGACACGCATGCAGTCAAAACAGGTGAAGGTGCTGCATCCTGTGGCTGGCCAGGCGATGGTGCTCTATTCGGTGAGGCTCGGATTGCGCGTCGCCGGGGATCGCGTGGCAGTCGTGGTAGGACATCAGGCCGATCAGGTTCGGCAGGTCATCGATTGTGCGACGGCAGGAACAGACGATCGCTCCTCAGTGGCTATTGTTGAGCAGCGTGAGCAATTGGGTACTGGGCATGCGGTGTTGCAGAGCCGTCCGGCGTTTGCGGTGGGCAAGCGGGGCGCTCCATCGAATTATCTGATTCTAAACGGCGACACGCCGTTGCTTCAGGAGAAGACCGTACGAGAGCTCCTTCGTGTGCATCAAGCGGAACGAGCGACCGTGACCATTCTGACGGCGGTCCTTGAAGATGCCAGCGGCTATGGGCGCGTCGTGCGTGCGTATTCGGCCGAGCGGGCGGTCTCGCGTATCGTCGAGGATCGCGATGCCAACGACAGGGAGCGGGCAATTCGCGAAATCAACGTGGGGACCTATGTCGTCGACGGGGAGTTTCTTTTCAGCGCGTTGGAAAAGCTGGATCCCAGCAATGCCCAAGGGGAATATTATTTGACGGACATCATCCGTCTCGCTGCGGAGCAGGGACGGCCTGTGGCTGCGGTGATCCTCGACAATCCCGACGAAGGACTGGGCGTGAATACGCGCAGGCAGCTAGCGACGGCTGAACAGGTGGTGCGGCAGCAGATCCGTGAACGATGGCTCGATGCCGGGGTGACGATGATCGATCCGGCTTCAACCTGGATTGACGCGGCGGTCACGATCGGGAAAGACACTGTGCTCTATCCCAACGTGACACTTGAGGGCTGCACGATTATCGGGGAAGATTCTGTGCTGCGCTCCTATACCAGGCTGACGAATTGTATCGTTGGTAATAGGGTGGAGATCCTCGACCACTGCGTCTTTACCGACTCTCACATTGAAGACGATGCGCATCTGGGGCCCTTTGTCCATCTGCGGCCCGGTGTGGTGGTTCGGAAGAAGGCGAAGGTCGGGAATTTCGTCGAGATGAAGAAAACCGATTTGGGCGAAGGATCGAAGGCGAACCATCTGAGTTACCTGGGCGACGCAAAAATTGGGAAAGGGGTCAACATTGGCGCCGGCACCATCACTTGTAACTACGATGGCGTGCATAAGTTTCAGACCGTAATCGGAGATGGGGTTTTTCTCGGCAGCGATACGCAGTTGATCGCGCCGGTGACGGTGGGGGCGGGAGCCATCATCGCAGCCGGGACGACTGTGACGCAGGATGTGCCTGCGGATGCGTTGGTGATTGCGCGGGTGCCTCAAGTGAACCGGGCTGGATGGGCCGCACGCCGGCGGGTGTTGGCGATGCAAGCTCAGGCTGGTTCCGTATCGTCGTCAACCCCGACGAAGAGTCTCCCGAAGAGCCAGGCGAAAAAGCGGAGGTAG
- a CDS encoding DUF502 domain-containing protein, whose protein sequence is MLKTSLKRYFLTGLLVIIPIWGTVLILKTLFVAVDGILGDLLVRLVPSHYVPGLGILALILLVFMAGLFATNFMGRQIVKWWEEFLNRVPLVRGIYSTLKSMMDIVSFSDQPSYNRVVLIQFPKNGHYCFAFVTGVTKGEMQDLAQEPLIHVYVPTSPNPTSGYFLLVPEHEVAAVDMTVEEAMKLIVSGGLCSPSSSLASAVTAATKQGMVKQPEVGVPIG, encoded by the coding sequence ATGCTGAAAACCTCGCTAAAACGCTACTTTCTGACGGGCCTGCTCGTGATTATCCCCATCTGGGGAACCGTCCTCATTTTGAAGACCCTGTTCGTGGCCGTCGATGGCATTCTGGGGGATCTCCTGGTCCGGTTGGTGCCGAGTCATTATGTGCCAGGGTTAGGAATTCTGGCGTTGATCCTGTTGGTCTTTATGGCCGGGTTGTTTGCCACCAATTTTATGGGTCGGCAAATTGTGAAGTGGTGGGAGGAGTTCCTGAATCGTGTCCCGCTCGTGCGGGGCATCTACTCGACGTTAAAGTCCATGATGGATATTGTGTCGTTTTCGGATCAGCCCTCATATAACCGCGTCGTCCTGATTCAGTTTCCCAAGAATGGCCACTATTGCTTTGCCTTTGTGACAGGCGTAACCAAAGGGGAGATGCAAGATCTTGCGCAGGAACCGCTGATCCACGTGTATGTGCCGACGTCCCCGAATCCGACGTCGGGTTATTTCCTCTTGGTGCCGGAGCATGAAGTCGCCGCTGTCGATATGACTGTCGAGGAGGCGATGAAGCTGATCGTTTCAGGAGGACTCTGTTCTCCTTCCTCGTCTTTGGCATCGGCCGTGACGGCTGCGACGAAGCAGGGGATGGTGAAACAGCCCGAAGTGGGAGTGCCGATCGGATGA
- the tmk gene encoding dTMP kinase — MGTKRPKTRGRFITLEGVEGSGKSTQIRHLADVLTQAGYRVLQTREPGGTATAEAIRQILLTASSQDPVTPQTEALLVLAARHQHVTHLIEPALRRGTVVLCDRFSDSTLAYQGYARGLDLQWLREANDVAANGLTPDLTLVLDLPVSVGLARRRADRGEQNRLDRETERFHRKVRRGFLTLAAEAPRRMTIVNANRPAQDVQDELTEIVLGWMTRHHRPPRRRS; from the coding sequence ATGGGGACAAAGAGGCCGAAGACTCGCGGCCGTTTCATTACCCTCGAGGGGGTCGAAGGCAGTGGGAAAAGCACCCAGATTCGCCACCTCGCGGACGTACTCACTCAAGCAGGCTACCGCGTGCTCCAAACCAGAGAGCCGGGTGGCACCGCAACCGCCGAAGCCATTCGCCAGATCCTTCTCACGGCCTCATCGCAAGACCCCGTGACACCTCAGACCGAAGCCCTGCTGGTCCTCGCGGCAAGACATCAACATGTCACCCATCTTATCGAACCGGCATTGAGACGTGGCACCGTGGTGCTCTGTGACCGATTCTCCGATTCCACGCTGGCCTATCAAGGATATGCACGGGGCCTCGATCTTCAGTGGCTGCGAGAGGCTAACGACGTCGCGGCCAACGGACTCACGCCGGATCTCACCCTCGTCCTCGACCTCCCGGTTTCCGTGGGTCTGGCCAGGCGGCGAGCCGATCGTGGAGAACAGAATCGGCTCGACCGTGAGACGGAACGCTTTCATCGAAAGGTGCGCCGGGGATTTTTGACGCTCGCAGCCGAAGCACCTCGCCGCATGACCATCGTGAATGCCAATCGCCCCGCGCAAGATGTTCAGGACGAGCTCACCGAGATCGTGCTAGGGTGGATGACTCGACACCATCGCCCGCCACGCCGCCGGAGCTAA